AGCTTTTCCATGGTCCAAAAATAAACCAAAGTTTGAAATTGATCATTTCATGCTAACTTTGTACTTTTAGAATATCATTCCTTCTTTCTGTTTCAATAAAATGCATTTAAACAATATGAATCCCATTGAGTATATTCGCCAAAATACATCCGAGCAATTTCATCAAAAATTAGCTGAGTATCTTTCCATCGATCCCTCAGCCGCATGGAAGATACAAAATGAGTTTACCAGTTGTTTGGTGTCAAGATTGATTCAGAACTGTGGTGATAGGGATCAACTCAACCGAATATGGGATTTTATCAGAGATCCTGCTATGTCCGGCTGGTACGGAACCAAATTGGTGGCTGAGAAAGGAGGGACTGTGATTATGCAAAGCATCTTGCAGTTTGTCACAGAAATTTTTGGGAAACAATGGGATCAAATTCAAAGTCAATTGATACGTCACACCGATCTTCCAGCCAATAATAAGTTGGAAATTGGTTTTGTGGAATTATCTGCTGTGGTCTTTTCAGCCTTGCAGAAAAAAAGCGTGGAGGAAGGGTTTGGCTCTGATCAGTTTGCCACCTGGATTGCCAATGAGAAAACCAAAATATTTGCAGTGGTTCCACCTGATTTGGCAGATACGATGAATTTGACAAGTACACAGGTCAAAGTGGAATTATCTGAAGACACCGCTGTGTATTCTTCGTACTGGTGGATCTGGTTGGTGGGTGTATTGCTTTTGCTGACCGGTATTTTCACGGGATTAAAAAAATGCAAGAGAGATACCACCGGCCCTGTGAAATCTGAAATAAAAGAAGTGGATCCCTATAAAACCCTGGATTTGGTAACCCGGACCAAATGGGAAAATCTGGGATTTAAAATTAATTATCGATTGCCGGATGGCAATGAATACGAGTTTCCGGACAAAGGTGTGGAATTCAAAATCATCAGCTACATCGATCAGCCCAATACCACAGGTG
This window of the Saprospiraceae bacterium genome carries:
- a CDS encoding OmpA family protein, giving the protein MNPIEYIRQNTSEQFHQKLAEYLSIDPSAAWKIQNEFTSCLVSRLIQNCGDRDQLNRIWDFIRDPAMSGWYGTKLVAEKGGTVIMQSILQFVTEIFGKQWDQIQSQLIRHTDLPANNKLEIGFVELSAVVFSALQKKSVEEGFGSDQFATWIANEKTKIFAVVPPDLADTMNLTSTQVKVELSEDTAVYSSYWWIWLVGVLLLLTGIFTGLKKCKRDTTGPVKSEIKEVDPYKTLDLVTRTKWENLGFKINYRLPDGNEYEFPDKGVEFKIISYIDQPNTTGEEIKWFDFDRILFNTGSSELNPASLDQLTGIFKILRAYPTVHVKIGGYTDNVGDPASNLKLSQSRAERVVQELIRMGISSNRLEAEGYGDQHPVGDNNTPEGRETNRRVSLRLTKR